One Dermacentor andersoni chromosome 6, qqDerAnde1_hic_scaffold, whole genome shotgun sequence genomic window carries:
- the LOC126522221 gene encoding endothelin-converting enzyme 1-like: MELLLQVRSPKEVISGTTQFFTKRYAIISIVVGATLFLAATAFLLTRAANTPRRMEKLCVTEDCLHHASLLMRAIEPRINACDDFRAYVCSNWSPQKQRKRLKDFDGSVMEDMVHSWFWGTSTTLQQGSKVFHAGRKPLAMLESCMSNSSMYGSRIELLQILMAEYLHLYWPEPPGENVDALHTLIRLAYILQAPFWFAMRPIMARRGAAEGSWSIVLRPSPLINAHVRQYHVVKGSGQPAYVKYWMDFYSAFSSDSAAASEERAIQAEKLEGEFLTALSAAVDALPKHTAVLPISQLETYTPTVSSSRWLLYLQNTLNLTPVLSAWDVALITDRAFFVTVGELFRNYTNQQILEFLGWQFVQHYAPVVDSRFLISKYGDNTTAMSLRTAFCSYHVEVPYRALILSLHFASQITNSVQQMIDDGYKRVVSTAVRLINDSTWLVAESRKVAAEKLASANLRLWPPAAFLDRENLARTFRHFPDAEEAFGDYWIAATIEMIHINRTPEYEEVLDMPLNYALPYFDYDYVRNAVGVAIGAVAPPLFYRKGTKAMFYGGFGFSAAFQLAKALDEEGIRWHPKGLPVKSILNASSQEAFDDRYSCLASATAGNETLFPEIPALEIAYTAFLDEVGDPESTTHISKNLSELKVFFMTICHMTCMQSGITEPFSADCNKLVRHSSAFAKAFHCPEGSKMNPKKKCTFFY, encoded by the exons ATGGAGTTGTTGCTACAG GTGAGGAGTCCTAAGGAAGTCATTAGCGGAACCACGCAGTTCTTCACGAAGAGGTACGCTATTATCAGCATCGTGGTGGGCGCCACCCTCTTCTTGGCGGCGACGGCCTTTCTTCTCACCCGCGCGGCCAACACTCCTAGGCGCATGGAAAAACTGTGCGTCACAGAGGATTGCCTCCACCACGCAAGCCTCCTCATGCGCGCCATAGAGCCCAGAATTAACGCCTGCGACGATTTTCGCGCGTACGTTTGCTCGAACTGGTCGCCGCAGAAACAGCGCAAACGCTTGAAGGACTTCGATGGGTCCGTGATGGAAGACATGGTGCACTCCTGGTTTTGGGGCACGAGCACCACCCTACAGCAAGGCTCCAAGGTGTTCCACGCTGGCAGAAAGCCGCTGGCCATGCTAGAGTCTTGCATGAGCAACTCCTCAATGTACGGGTCCAGGATAGAGCTGTTACAGATACTTATGGCAGAATACTTGCACCTCTACTGGCCTGAACCGCCCGGCGAAAATGTCGACGCCCTTCACACACTCATCAGACTCGCCTACATCTTGCAGGCTCCATTCTGGTTTGCAATGCGACCGATCATGGCACGCCGAGGAGCAGCGGAAGGCAGTTGGAGCATCGTCCTCAGACCTTCCCCTCTGATCAACGCGCACGTTCGTCAGTACCACGTTGTGAAAGGCAGTGGGCAGCCCGCCTACGTGAAGTACTGGATGGATTTCTACAGCGCTTTCTCCAGCGACAGCGCAGCAGCCAGCGAGGAGCGTGCAATCCAAGCAGAGAAGCTCGAAGGGGAATTTCTGACAGCGCTCAGCGCCGCCGTCGATGCGCTACCAAAGCACACCGCGGTACTTCCGATCAGCCAACTGGAGACATACACGCCGACTGTGAGTTCGTCCCGATGGTTGTTGTACTTGCAGAACACCCTCAACCTCACGCCGGTGCTAAGTGCGTGGGACGTTgcactcatcaccgacagagcGTTCTTCGTCACTGTTGGGGAGCTGTTCAGGAACTACACGAACCAGCAGATTTTGGAGTTCCTCGGATGGCAGTTCGTCCAACATTACGCACCAGTGGTGGACAGCAGATTTTTGATATCTAAGTATGGTGACAATACCACAGCCATGAGCCTTCGAACTGCCTTCTGCAGCTACCACGTCGAGGTGCCGTACAGGGCGCTTATTCTGTCCCTGCACTTTGCTTCCCAGATAACAAACAGCGTTCAGCAAATGATCGACGACGGCTACAAGCGCGTTGTGTCAACGGCCGTTAGGCTCATTAACGACTCTACGTGGCTCGTCGCTGAAAGCAGGAAGGTGGCTGCCGAAAAGCTCGCCTCTGCCAATTTGCGACTCTGGCCTCCCGCCGCATTCCTCGACAGAGAAAACTTGGCAAGAACATTTCGGCATTTCCCAGATGCCGAAGAAGCATTCGGGGATTACTGGATCGCGGCCACCATAGAAATGATTCATATAAATAGAACGCCAGAATACGAAGAAGTGCTCGACATGCCGCTAAACTATGCGCTTCCCTACTTTGATTATGACTATGTGAGGAACGCAGTTGGTGTCGCTATCGGCGCGGTCGCCCCTCCTTTGTTCTACAGGAAAGGCACCAAGGCCATGTTCTACGGAGGATTCGGGTTCTCAGCGGCATTCCAACTTGCGAAGGCCCTCGATGAGGAAGGCATTCGGTGGCATCCAAAGGGGCTACCTGTCAAGTCAATTCTGAACGCCTCCTCGCAGGAAGCCTTCGACGACAGGTACAGTTGCCTCGCCAGTGCCACCGCAGGGAACGAAACGTTGTTTCCCGAGATACCGGCGCTGGAGATTGCTTACACGGCGTTCCTCGATGAGGTAGGAGATCCTGAAAGCACGACGCACATCAGCAAGAACCTAAGCGAGTTGAAAGTGTTCTTCATGACCATCTGCCACATGACTTGCATGCAAAGCGGCATCACCGAACCTTTCTCGGCAGACTGCAACAAACTCGTGCGCCACTCGTCGGCTTTTGCCAAAGCGTTCCACTGCCCAGAAGGATCGAAAATGAACCCGAAAAAGAAGTGTACCTTTTTTTACTGA